A stretch of the Siniperca chuatsi isolate FFG_IHB_CAS linkage group LG24, ASM2008510v1, whole genome shotgun sequence genome encodes the following:
- the pln gene encoding cardiac phospholamban, whose amino-acid sequence MERVQHMTKSAIRRASQIEVNPQAKRNLQELFVNFTLILICLLLIYIIVLLSS is encoded by the coding sequence ATGGAGCGCGTTCAGCACATGACCAAGTCGGCCATCCGCCGAGCGTCTCAGATCGAGGTGAATCCGCAAGCCAAGAGGAACCTGCAGGAGCTGTTCGTCAACTTCACCCTCATCCTCATCTGTCTGCTTCTCATTTACATCATCGTCCTGCTGAGCAGCTGA